Proteins encoded together in one Variovorax paradoxus window:
- a CDS encoding GNAT family N-acetyltransferase has translation MPPQTLASTSLEILDAEPHHMPAVQAIYSHYVLHDLCSFEEEVPTVQQMQTRRADVLARGLPYLVAMKDGEVAGYAYASPYRSRSAYRHTVEDSVYIAQGMQGRGIGKALLQAVIGRCTDGGFTQMVAVVGNSANAGSQRLHESLGFEKVGVLRNVGFKFGQWVDTVLMQRALR, from the coding sequence ATGCCCCCACAGACCCTCGCCTCCACCTCCTTGGAGATCCTCGACGCCGAACCGCACCACATGCCCGCCGTGCAGGCCATCTACAGCCACTACGTGCTGCACGACCTGTGCTCCTTCGAAGAAGAGGTTCCCACCGTCCAGCAGATGCAGACGCGGCGCGCCGACGTGCTGGCGCGCGGCCTGCCCTACCTCGTGGCAATGAAGGACGGCGAGGTGGCCGGTTATGCCTATGCGAGCCCCTACCGCAGCCGGTCCGCGTACCGCCACACGGTGGAGGATTCGGTCTACATCGCGCAAGGCATGCAGGGCCGCGGCATCGGCAAGGCGCTGCTTCAGGCGGTGATCGGGCGCTGCACCGATGGCGGCTTCACGCAGATGGTCGCGGTGGTCGGCAACAGCGCCAATGCCGGATCGCAGCGCCTGCATGAAAGCCTCGGCTTCGAGAAGGTGGGCGTGCTGCGCAACGTCGGCTTCAAGTTCGGGCAGTGGGTCGACACCGTGCTCATGCAACGTGCGCTGCGCTGA
- a CDS encoding LysR family transcriptional regulator translates to MQSIRNTLEKTLNLDQLKSFGLVIETGSFSAAADRLGLTQPAVSLQIRQLERKLAVRLVERVGRQAKATPAGAALLRHAQHIEAAVENAIDALADHTSGVTGRVRLGTGATACLYFLPALLRSLREQFPALSIVVSTGNTDDHVRKVEENSIDLALVTLPAAGRSLSVMPVLDDEFVAIGRSDLAPLKARVEPGDLAALPLVLFEPAANTRKLVDRWFAAEGLQPQPVMELGSVEAMKEMVAAGLGYGIVPRMSMAGRGAHPGLKTSRLEPGMHRTLAIVIRRDKPVSKALRVVLDAILAAGKKGSSAAIPAKRSKT, encoded by the coding sequence ATGCAAAGCATAAGGAATACTTTGGAAAAGACATTGAACCTCGACCAGCTGAAGTCTTTTGGGCTGGTGATCGAAACGGGCAGCTTCTCCGCCGCGGCCGACAGGCTCGGCCTCACCCAGCCGGCGGTGAGCCTGCAGATCCGCCAGCTGGAGCGCAAGCTGGCCGTGCGCCTGGTGGAGCGTGTGGGCAGGCAGGCCAAGGCCACGCCCGCGGGCGCTGCTTTGCTGCGGCACGCGCAGCACATCGAAGCCGCGGTGGAAAACGCCATCGACGCCTTGGCGGACCACACCAGCGGCGTGACGGGACGGGTGCGCCTGGGCACCGGCGCAACGGCGTGCCTGTATTTCTTGCCGGCACTGCTGCGCAGCCTGCGCGAGCAGTTTCCGGCGCTCAGCATCGTTGTCAGCACCGGCAACACCGACGACCATGTGCGCAAGGTCGAAGAAAACAGCATCGACCTTGCATTGGTCACGCTGCCCGCAGCAGGGCGTTCGCTGAGCGTGATGCCGGTGCTCGACGACGAGTTCGTTGCCATCGGCCGCAGCGATCTTGCGCCGCTGAAGGCCCGCGTGGAGCCCGGCGACCTTGCCGCACTGCCGCTGGTGCTGTTCGAACCCGCGGCCAACACGCGCAAGCTGGTCGACCGGTGGTTTGCCGCTGAAGGCCTGCAGCCGCAGCCCGTCATGGAGCTGGGCAGCGTCGAGGCCATGAAGGAGATGGTGGCGGCGGGGCTGGGCTACGGCATCGTGCCGCGCATGTCCATGGCGGGCCGCGGCGCCCACCCCGGCTTGAAGACGAGCCGCCTGGAGCCCGGCATGCACCGCACGCTGGCCATCGTGATCCGGCGTGACAAGCCGGTCAGCAAGGCGTTGCGCGTGGTGCTCGATGCAATTCTTGCAGCGGGCAAGAAGGGGAGTTCGGCCGCTATTCCGGCGAAAAGGTCGAAGACGTAG
- a CDS encoding MFS transporter, with amino-acid sequence MMNSPSSNPCVDDLAREPARTSRSAWLAVGSIAVGTFAMVSTEFMPIGLLTDIARGLNVSDGTAGLMITMPGVLAAFAGPALIVASGRLDRRTVLIALTTLLIASNLLAAFAPNFATMLVARLMLGLCVGGFWTFAPAAATQLVPQASKARAMSLVLAGVSAATVLGVPAGSLLGTLFGWRASFAVTGALAAVVLLVQLWLLPAIPPVRAIGARDLLTPLTRRMAQVGLLAVLFFIAGHFAAYTYLKPLLQQVFGLAPHSVSSLLLVYGAVGFIGTFLGGSLVARSVRGTTLLAALMLATALLLSTVIGSGFVAGAVVVFIWGVAFGLIPVALTGWMMEAVPDAPEAGQALLVSGFQVAIASGALIGGVTVDNYGISSAMVLSGALVLVAALIVGTLGRARSGAARATSSTFSPE; translated from the coding sequence ATGATGAATTCACCCAGCAGCAACCCCTGCGTGGACGATCTGGCGCGCGAACCCGCCAGGACCAGCCGCTCCGCCTGGCTTGCCGTCGGCTCGATTGCGGTCGGCACTTTTGCAATGGTCTCGACCGAGTTCATGCCCATCGGCCTCTTGACCGACATTGCCCGCGGGCTCAACGTGTCGGACGGCACAGCGGGGCTGATGATCACCATGCCCGGCGTCCTCGCGGCCTTCGCAGGGCCCGCCTTGATCGTTGCTTCAGGCCGGCTCGACCGGCGCACCGTGCTGATCGCGCTCACCACACTGCTGATCGCATCGAACCTGCTGGCGGCCTTTGCGCCCAACTTCGCCACCATGCTGGTCGCGCGGCTCATGCTGGGCCTCTGCGTGGGCGGTTTCTGGACCTTCGCACCCGCGGCCGCCACCCAGCTGGTGCCGCAAGCCTCGAAGGCGCGGGCCATGTCGCTGGTGCTGGCGGGCGTGTCCGCGGCCACGGTGCTCGGCGTGCCCGCGGGCTCCTTACTTGGAACGCTGTTTGGCTGGCGCGCCTCGTTCGCGGTGACCGGCGCGCTTGCCGCGGTCGTGCTGCTGGTGCAGCTGTGGCTGCTGCCCGCGATACCGCCGGTGCGCGCCATCGGCGCCCGCGACCTGCTCACACCGTTGACGCGCCGCATGGCGCAGGTCGGCCTGCTTGCCGTGCTGTTCTTCATTGCCGGCCATTTCGCCGCCTACACCTACCTGAAGCCGCTGTTGCAGCAGGTGTTCGGCCTGGCGCCGCACTCCGTCTCCTCGCTGCTGCTGGTGTACGGCGCCGTGGGCTTCATCGGCACATTCCTGGGCGGTAGCCTGGTGGCACGCAGTGTGCGCGGCACCACCCTGCTCGCGGCGCTGATGCTGGCAACCGCGCTGCTGCTCTCGACGGTGATCGGCAGCGGTTTCGTGGCGGGGGCGGTGGTGGTCTTTATCTGGGGCGTGGCCTTCGGTCTGATTCCGGTGGCGCTCACGGGCTGGATGATGGAAGCGGTGCCCGATGCACCCGAAGCCGGACAGGCCCTGCTGGTGAGCGGCTTCCAGGTGGCCATTGCCTCGGGCGCGCTGATCGGCGGCGTGACCGTCGACAACTACGGCATCTCGAGCGCCATGGTGCTCAGCGGCGCGCTGGTGCTGGTTGCCGCGCTGATCGTCGGCACGCTGGGGCGCGCGCGCAGCGGCGCGGCACGAGCTACGTCTTCGACCTTTTCGCCGGAATAG
- a CDS encoding GH36-type glycosyl hydrolase domain-containing protein, whose translation MSTPQSVTRTTIDFVNSDFEALASHMRHCARAHVALQDLTTILTYTTPRVMKDRGLIDLRQLWRFGISGDKPIVLVAIHSMNGMGLINALLRAQPWWGFGGVACDLVVLNSEPNSYLMPLQREIEALRLRVAHQTQNSFPRNDSAGFYLLREHEVAPSERAALSKLARVVFTADGRSLEMQVAALHEARLVAAADGSEAPAALPAVALLAQPGPALPAQTPVGSFDAESGEFRFEVDAGHRTPRPWINVIANANFGFQVSEWGTGFTWAGNSRMHQVTPWSNDPVQDPPFEHYLLQDRATRNLLPLTPSGQGATHEGQVSHRVRHGQGYTVFECRQDNLALETTFFAARDDAVKLVHVRVRNEGPGQRRLRALSMVEWQLGAARGERRTVHCWKPDDEPAVFGQQRESSAGFGGSTAFLLLAGASSATQWTCDRNEFFAGRGIVEVPDTLAQRAGGGLDACAAIAGDFVIGAGETAEFSFVVGHAASADAAMELARRWCERDVPDALAQARGFWNELLGRLQVRTPDPLFNAMVNRWLVYQTLVCRLWSKAGFYQAGGAFGFRDQLQDAMAFALTDPPRLREQILINAARQFPEGDVQHWWHMPGGAGVRTHFSDDLLWLPFAIAHYVEVSGDTALLDRMAGFIEGPAIPDGAEDAYYAPQQNARMATVFEHGALAIDRSLATGVHGLPLMGTGDWNDGMNRVGHEGRGESVWLAWFLCRVVEQFAPLAEARGEHERTARWNEARRGWIAALHDAGWDGAWFRRAFFDNGAPLGSSANGECGIDLIAQAWAVLSGASDDAHTEPAMAAVMERLHDKPAGLLRLLTPPFARSTNNPGYIQAYPPGVRENGGQYSHGAVWALMAQALQGDNEAAWQSFEGLSPAHRTAHPERGPAYELEPYVMAGDIYSAAPYVGRGGWSWYTGSAAWLHRASVETLLGLCVKGRMLSLTPRIPAHWPGFEISLRIGERSLVLQWGATEAADSPTYHMAVGEWIDWQALRADAVLRVS comes from the coding sequence ATGTCTACCCCGCAGTCCGTCACACGTACAACCATCGATTTCGTCAATAGCGATTTCGAAGCACTGGCCTCCCACATGCGCCACTGCGCACGCGCCCATGTCGCGCTGCAAGACCTGACGACGATCCTCACCTACACCACGCCGCGCGTGATGAAAGACCGCGGGCTCATCGACCTGCGGCAACTGTGGCGCTTCGGCATTTCGGGCGACAAACCCATAGTGCTGGTCGCCATCCACTCGATGAACGGCATGGGGCTCATCAACGCACTGCTGCGCGCGCAGCCGTGGTGGGGCTTCGGCGGCGTGGCATGCGACCTGGTGGTGCTCAACAGCGAGCCGAACTCCTATCTCATGCCGCTGCAGCGCGAGATCGAGGCCTTGCGCCTGCGCGTTGCGCACCAGACCCAGAACAGTTTTCCGCGCAACGACTCGGCGGGCTTCTACCTGCTGCGCGAACACGAGGTGGCACCTTCGGAGAGGGCCGCGCTCTCCAAGCTGGCACGCGTGGTGTTTACCGCCGACGGCCGTTCGCTCGAAATGCAGGTCGCGGCATTGCACGAAGCGCGCCTTGTTGCAGCAGCCGACGGCTCGGAGGCGCCGGCGGCGTTGCCCGCTGTCGCGCTGCTGGCGCAACCCGGGCCGGCCCTTCCCGCTCAAACGCCGGTTGGAAGCTTCGATGCAGAAAGCGGTGAGTTCCGCTTCGAGGTCGACGCCGGCCACCGGACGCCACGCCCATGGATCAACGTGATTGCCAATGCCAACTTCGGCTTCCAAGTGTCCGAATGGGGCACCGGCTTTACCTGGGCCGGCAACAGCCGCATGCACCAGGTCACGCCGTGGTCGAACGACCCCGTACAAGACCCTCCCTTCGAGCACTACCTGCTGCAAGACCGCGCCACCCGCAACCTGCTGCCGCTTACGCCGTCCGGCCAGGGCGCCACGCATGAAGGCCAAGTGAGCCACAGAGTGCGCCATGGCCAGGGCTATACCGTCTTCGAATGCCGCCAAGACAACCTGGCCCTCGAGACCACCTTCTTCGCAGCCCGCGACGACGCCGTCAAGCTGGTGCACGTGCGGGTGCGCAACGAAGGCCCTGGCCAGCGCCGCCTGCGCGCACTTAGCATGGTCGAATGGCAGCTTGGCGCCGCGCGCGGCGAACGGCGGACGGTTCACTGCTGGAAGCCCGACGACGAGCCCGCGGTGTTCGGCCAGCAGCGTGAATCGAGCGCAGGCTTCGGCGGCAGCACGGCTTTCCTGCTGTTGGCTGGGGCGTCCAGCGCCACTCAGTGGACCTGCGACCGGAACGAGTTCTTCGCTGGCCGCGGCATCGTCGAAGTGCCCGACACCCTGGCGCAGCGCGCAGGCGGCGGGCTCGATGCCTGCGCTGCCATCGCGGGCGACTTCGTCATCGGTGCAGGCGAGACGGCGGAGTTCAGCTTCGTGGTCGGCCATGCCGCCAGCGCCGATGCGGCGATGGAGCTCGCACGCCGCTGGTGCGAGCGCGACGTACCCGACGCCCTGGCACAGGCGCGCGGCTTCTGGAACGAGTTGCTGGGCCGCCTGCAAGTGCGCACGCCCGATCCGCTGTTCAACGCCATGGTCAACCGCTGGCTCGTCTATCAGACGCTGGTCTGCCGGCTCTGGTCCAAAGCCGGCTTCTACCAGGCCGGTGGCGCCTTCGGTTTTCGCGATCAGCTGCAAGACGCGATGGCCTTTGCACTCACCGATCCGCCGCGGCTGCGTGAGCAGATCCTGATCAATGCGGCGCGCCAGTTTCCTGAAGGCGACGTGCAGCACTGGTGGCACATGCCCGGCGGCGCCGGCGTGCGCACGCATTTTTCGGATGACCTGCTGTGGCTTCCCTTCGCGATTGCGCATTATGTCGAGGTGAGCGGCGATACAGCGCTACTCGATCGCATGGCCGGTTTCATCGAAGGCCCCGCCATCCCCGACGGTGCCGAAGACGCCTACTACGCACCGCAGCAGAACGCCCGAATGGCCACTGTGTTCGAGCACGGCGCACTTGCCATCGACCGCAGCCTGGCGACGGGCGTGCACGGCCTGCCGCTGATGGGCACCGGCGACTGGAACGACGGCATGAACCGCGTCGGACATGAAGGCCGCGGCGAATCGGTGTGGCTTGCATGGTTCCTGTGCAGGGTGGTCGAGCAGTTCGCGCCGCTTGCAGAGGCACGCGGCGAACACGAACGCACCGCCCGGTGGAACGAGGCCCGGCGCGGCTGGATCGCCGCGCTGCACGACGCGGGATGGGACGGCGCCTGGTTCCGCCGCGCCTTCTTCGACAACGGCGCACCGCTCGGTTCGTCGGCCAACGGCGAGTGCGGCATCGACCTGATCGCGCAGGCCTGGGCGGTGCTGTCGGGTGCCTCGGACGACGCGCACACCGAACCGGCAATGGCCGCCGTCATGGAGCGCCTGCACGACAAGCCGGCCGGCCTGCTGCGCCTGTTGACGCCACCCTTCGCCCGCTCGACCAACAACCCGGGCTACATCCAGGCTTACCCGCCGGGCGTGCGCGAGAACGGCGGGCAGTATTCGCATGGGGCCGTGTGGGCGCTGATGGCGCAGGCACTACAGGGCGACAACGAAGCAGCCTGGCAGAGCTTCGAAGGCTTGAGCCCGGCGCACCGCACTGCGCATCCTGAGCGCGGGCCCGCCTACGAACTGGAGCCCTACGTGATGGCCGGCGACATCTACAGCGCGGCGCCCTACGTGGGGCGCGGCGGCTGGAGCTGGTACACCGGCTCGGCCGCATGGCTGCACCGCGCCTCGGTTGAAACACTGCTGGGCCTGTGCGTGAAGGGCCGCATGCTCTCGCTCACGCCGCGCATTCCCGCGCACTGGCCCGGCTTTGAGATTTCGTTGCGGATCGGCGAGAGAAGCCTTGTGCTGCAATGGGGAGCAACCGAAGCGGCCGATTCGCCCACGTACCACATGGCGGTGGGCGAATGGATCGACTGGCAGGCGCTGCGAGCCGATGCGGTGCTGCGGGTGAGTTAA
- the ppc gene encoding phosphoenolpyruvate carboxylase, producing the protein MKASKTPAPAKRRQAEDQPLIDDIRLLGRILGDVIREQEGEESYALVEKIRTLSVAFRRDADHAADRALKNLLKGLSAAETVRVIRAFTYFSHLANLAEDRHLIRRRTEAERAGESADGDLQTALARIRKAGVKPDEVVASLAHSYVSPVLTAHPTEVQRKSILDAERAIAQLLTTRDEIKLRQSAYAGGKDALTPLEFAENETQMRIRVTQIWQTRLLRFSKLTVADEIENALSYYEATFLREIPRVYADLEKTLGQNGVVPSVAPFLRMGQWIGGDRDGNPNVTAETLEYALRRQAELALRHYLTEVHYLGGELSLSATLVDVSVEMQGLAERSPDTSEHRKDEPYRRALTGVYARLAATLRDLTGGEAARHAVPPQNPYTAAEEFLADLRTVEESLNEKHGSVLAAPRLRPLIRAVEVFGFHLATVDLRQSSDKHEAVIAELLATARIEPSYASLAEEAKQQLLLKLLDDARPLRVPDAEYSPLAKSELAIFAAARTARARYGAAAIRHYIISHTETVSDLLEALLLQKEVGLLRGAMNSNATCDLIVVPLFETIEDLRNAAPIVRAFYALPGIAELIERSGAEQDVMLGYSDSNKDGGIFTSNWELYRAGIALVSLFDELNKKKKTNPIRLRMFHGRGGTVGRGGGPSYQAILAQPPGTVRGQIRLTEQGEVIGSKYANREIGRRNLETLVAATLEATLLPQGKSAPATFLSAASELSTASMAAYRKLVYETPGFGDYFFGSTPIREIAELNIGSRPASRNPSHKIDDLRAVPWSFSWGQCRLTIPGWFGFGSGVDEFLASAGTPAARKERVALLRRMYAQWPFFRTLLSNMDMVLAKSDLALASRYADLVGDRKLRQKVFSMIDTEWHRTSDALTLITGAKQRLEGNAEMQRSVRHRFPYIDPLHHLQVELMRRYRAGEGGERLQRGIHISINGVAAGLRNTG; encoded by the coding sequence ATGAAAGCCAGCAAGACTCCTGCGCCCGCCAAGCGCCGGCAAGCCGAAGACCAGCCACTGATCGACGATATCCGGCTGTTGGGCCGCATCCTCGGCGACGTCATCCGCGAGCAGGAGGGCGAAGAAAGCTACGCGCTGGTCGAGAAGATCCGCACGCTCTCGGTGGCTTTCAGGCGTGATGCGGACCATGCGGCCGACCGTGCACTCAAGAACCTGCTCAAGGGCCTGAGCGCGGCCGAAACAGTGCGCGTGATTCGCGCCTTCACCTACTTCAGCCACCTGGCCAACCTGGCGGAAGACCGGCACCTGATTCGCCGCCGCACCGAGGCCGAGCGTGCCGGCGAGAGCGCCGACGGCGACCTGCAGACCGCCCTTGCGCGCATCCGCAAGGCCGGCGTCAAGCCCGACGAGGTGGTAGCCTCCCTTGCGCACAGCTATGTGTCGCCGGTACTCACCGCGCACCCCACCGAAGTGCAGCGCAAGAGCATCCTCGATGCGGAGCGCGCCATTGCGCAGCTGCTCACCACGCGCGACGAAATCAAGCTTCGCCAGAGCGCCTACGCGGGCGGCAAGGACGCCCTCACGCCGCTCGAGTTTGCGGAGAACGAAACGCAGATGCGCATCCGCGTCACGCAGATCTGGCAGACGCGGCTGTTGCGCTTCTCCAAGCTCACGGTGGCCGACGAAATCGAGAACGCGCTGAGCTACTACGAAGCCACCTTCCTGCGAGAAATTCCGCGCGTCTATGCCGACCTGGAAAAGACACTGGGCCAGAACGGCGTCGTGCCTTCGGTCGCCCCCTTCCTGCGCATGGGCCAGTGGATCGGCGGCGACCGCGACGGCAACCCGAACGTCACGGCCGAAACGCTCGAGTACGCATTGCGCCGTCAGGCCGAGCTGGCGCTGCGCCACTACCTGACCGAAGTGCACTACCTCGGCGGAGAGCTCTCGCTCTCGGCCACGCTCGTGGATGTATCGGTCGAGATGCAGGGGCTGGCCGAGCGCTCGCCCGACACCAGCGAGCACCGCAAGGACGAGCCCTACCGGCGCGCACTCACCGGCGTGTACGCGCGCCTGGCGGCCACGCTGCGCGACCTCACCGGCGGCGAGGCTGCGCGCCACGCGGTGCCGCCGCAAAACCCCTACACCGCAGCCGAAGAATTCCTGGCCGACCTTCGCACCGTGGAAGAGTCGCTCAATGAAAAGCACGGCAGCGTGCTCGCCGCGCCACGCCTGCGGCCCTTGATCCGGGCGGTGGAGGTGTTCGGTTTTCACCTGGCCACGGTCGACCTGCGCCAGAGTTCCGACAAGCACGAAGCCGTGATTGCCGAACTGCTGGCCACCGCGCGCATCGAGCCCTCGTATGCGTCGCTGGCCGAAGAAGCCAAGCAGCAATTGCTGCTCAAGCTGCTCGACGACGCACGTCCGTTGCGCGTGCCCGATGCCGAATATTCGCCGCTTGCGAAGAGTGAACTCGCGATCTTCGCGGCCGCACGCACGGCGCGTGCACGCTACGGCGCGGCGGCCATCCGCCACTACATCATCAGCCACACCGAAACGGTGAGCGACCTGCTCGAAGCCTTGCTGCTGCAAAAGGAAGTGGGCCTGCTGCGCGGTGCAATGAACAGCAATGCAACCTGCGACCTGATCGTCGTGCCGCTGTTCGAAACCATCGAAGACCTGCGCAATGCCGCCCCCATCGTTCGCGCCTTCTACGCCCTGCCCGGCATTGCAGAGCTGATCGAACGCTCCGGCGCTGAGCAGGACGTGATGCTCGGCTACAGCGACAGCAACAAGGACGGCGGCATCTTCACGAGCAACTGGGAGCTCTACCGCGCCGGCATTGCACTGGTATCGCTGTTCGACGAACTCAACAAGAAAAAGAAAACCAATCCCATTCGCCTGCGCATGTTCCATGGCCGCGGCGGCACGGTGGGACGCGGCGGCGGCCCGAGCTACCAGGCCATCCTTGCGCAGCCGCCGGGCACGGTGCGCGGCCAGATCCGCCTGACCGAACAGGGCGAGGTGATCGGCTCGAAGTACGCCAACCGCGAGATCGGCCGGCGCAACCTCGAGACGCTGGTGGCCGCCACGCTCGAAGCCACGCTGCTGCCGCAAGGCAAGTCGGCGCCCGCCACTTTTCTTTCGGCGGCTTCCGAGCTGTCGACGGCAAGCATGGCGGCGTACCGCAAGCTGGTCTACGAAACCCCGGGCTTCGGCGACTATTTCTTCGGCTCTACGCCCATCCGCGAGATTGCCGAACTCAACATCGGCTCGCGCCCCGCATCCCGCAACCCGAGCCACAAGATCGACGACCTGCGCGCCGTGCCGTGGAGCTTCAGCTGGGGCCAGTGCCGGCTCACCATACCGGGCTGGTTCGGTTTTGGCTCGGGCGTCGACGAGTTCCTGGCATCCGCCGGAACACCGGCTGCGCGCAAGGAACGCGTGGCGTTGCTGCGCCGCATGTATGCGCAGTGGCCGTTCTTTCGCACACTGCTCTCCAACATGGACATGGTGCTTGCCAAGAGCGATCTTGCCCTGGCTTCGCGCTACGCCGACCTGGTAGGCGACCGCAAGCTGCGCCAGAAGGTGTTCTCGATGATCGACACCGAATGGCATCGCACTTCCGATGCGCTCACGCTCATTACCGGCGCAAAGCAGCGGCTCGAAGGCAATGCCGAAATGCAGCGCTCGGTGCGCCATCGCTTTCCGTACATCGATCCGCTGCATCATTTGCAGGTCGAACTGATGCGGCGCTACCGCGCAGGCGAAGGCGGCGAGCGGCTGCAGCGGGGCATTCACATTTCCATCAACGGGGTAGCTGCGGGCTTGCGCAATACCGGTTGA
- the hemC gene encoding hydroxymethylbilane synthase, producing MYFLGAILSNIVIATRESRLALWQAEHVQALLQERGHTVSLLGMTTRGDQILDKSLSKVGGKGLFVKELELALEEGRADIAVHSLKDVPMDLPEGFVLACVLEREDPRDALVSPRYASLDELPQGAVVGTSSLRRVVLLRAMRPDLRIEPLRGNLDTRLRKLDEGQYDAIVLAAAGLKRLGLESRIRVAFDPDTMLPAAGQGALGIEVRADRADLIALLAPLSYRSDWLATAAERAVSRSMGGSCSMPLAAHARWQGDGMLRIDAAWGDPEGNAPLVRIHAQAEAADFAQAGALGERAADLLRDAGAH from the coding sequence ATGTACTTTTTGGGAGCGATCTTGAGCAACATCGTGATCGCCACGCGCGAAAGCCGGCTGGCCCTGTGGCAAGCCGAACACGTGCAAGCGCTGCTGCAAGAAAGAGGCCACACGGTCAGCCTGCTGGGAATGACCACGCGGGGCGACCAGATCCTGGACAAGTCGCTCAGCAAGGTGGGCGGCAAGGGCCTCTTCGTGAAAGAACTCGAACTCGCCTTGGAAGAAGGCCGCGCCGACATCGCGGTTCATTCGCTCAAGGACGTGCCGATGGATTTGCCCGAGGGCTTTGTGCTGGCCTGCGTGCTGGAGCGCGAAGACCCGCGCGACGCGCTGGTGTCGCCCCGCTATGCCTCGCTGGACGAACTGCCGCAGGGCGCAGTCGTCGGCACCTCCAGCCTGCGGCGCGTGGTGCTGCTGCGCGCTATGCGGCCCGACCTGCGCATAGAGCCGCTGCGAGGCAACCTGGACACCCGACTGCGCAAGCTCGACGAAGGCCAGTACGACGCCATCGTGCTCGCGGCCGCTGGGCTCAAGCGGCTTGGCCTGGAATCGCGCATCCGGGTTGCGTTCGATCCCGACACCATGCTGCCGGCCGCAGGGCAGGGCGCACTCGGCATCGAGGTGCGGGCCGACCGCGCCGACCTGATTGCATTGCTCGCACCGCTGTCGTACCGCAGCGACTGGCTGGCCACCGCCGCCGAGCGCGCGGTGAGCCGCTCGATGGGTGGCAGCTGCTCGATGCCTCTGGCGGCGCATGCGCGTTGGCAGGGGGACGGCATGTTGCGCATCGACGCCGCCTGGGGCGACCCCGAAGGAAACGCGCCGCTGGTGCGGATTCACGCCCAGGCCGAAGCGGCCGATTTCGCGCAGGCGGGCGCGCTCGGCGAACGGGCCGCGGACCTGCTGCGCGACGCTGGCGCGCACTGA
- a CDS encoding uroporphyrinogen-III synthase yields MASKPVIVTRPAREAAQWVDDFRAAGLVAAALPLIVIEPAADAEPLRAAWRRLSDYAALMFVSAAAVEHFFFHAEKNAVAARPRFWATGPGTARALRRAGVPDEAIDAPPPDAASFDSEALWERVKEQVSAGVRVLIVRGGDAAGNPKGRDWLANEIDAAHGLRDTVVAYRRLPPSFGDEERALALDGAEGRAVWLFSSSEAISNLRLAMPTTGWQAASAVATHARIGEAARAAGFGAVRVCSPQREALIASIESFS; encoded by the coding sequence ATGGCTTCCAAGCCCGTCATCGTCACGCGGCCGGCGCGCGAGGCCGCGCAGTGGGTGGACGACTTTCGCGCTGCGGGGCTGGTTGCGGCGGCGTTGCCGTTGATCGTCATCGAACCGGCCGCTGACGCTGAGCCCCTGCGGGCCGCCTGGCGGCGACTTTCAGACTATGCCGCACTGATGTTCGTGAGCGCGGCTGCGGTGGAGCACTTCTTTTTCCATGCCGAGAAGAATGCTGTTGCGGCGCGCCCGCGCTTCTGGGCCACCGGCCCCGGCACGGCGCGTGCCCTTCGGCGCGCCGGCGTGCCCGACGAAGCCATCGACGCACCGCCGCCCGATGCCGCGAGCTTCGACTCCGAAGCCTTGTGGGAACGGGTGAAAGAGCAGGTTTCGGCGGGTGTGCGCGTGCTGATCGTGCGCGGCGGCGACGCGGCCGGCAACCCCAAGGGGCGCGACTGGCTCGCCAACGAAATCGATGCGGCGCATGGATTGCGCGACACGGTGGTCGCCTACCGCCGCCTGCCGCCCTCCTTTGGCGACGAGGAGCGCGCGCTCGCACTCGATGGTGCAGAAGGGCGTGCGGTCTGGCTGTTCAGCAGCTCGGAGGCGATCTCCAATTTGCGGCTGGCAATGCCCACGACCGGCTGGCAGGCAGCCAGCGCGGTGGCAACGCACGCACGCATCGGCGAGGCCGCGCGCGCCGCGGGATTCGGAGCGGTGCGCGTGTGCAGTCCCCAGCGTGAGGCGTTGATCGCGTCGATAGAATCCTTCTCATGA